The Legionella cincinnatiensis genome includes a region encoding these proteins:
- a CDS encoding STAS domain-containing protein — MDRVYFKPDVDLTFKSVVEVRSKLYQALTEDKSGLFTLDLSNIKHCDSAGLALLIEARKLCKKSHKAFEVIGMPAETQSLAEFCGVKSILETV; from the coding sequence GTGGATAGAGTTTATTTTAAACCTGATGTAGATCTGACATTTAAATCAGTAGTAGAAGTACGCTCGAAGCTCTATCAAGCTTTGACGGAAGATAAAAGTGGTCTATTTACTCTTGATTTAAGTAACATAAAGCATTGTGATAGTGCAGGTTTAGCATTGCTTATTGAGGCCAGAAAGCTATGCAAAAAAAGCCATAAAGCTTTTGAAGTTATTGGAATGCCTGCTGAAACACAATCTTTGGCAGAGTTTTGTGGTGTAAAGAGTATATTAGAAACAGTATAA